The following proteins come from a genomic window of Mariniflexile sp. TRM1-10:
- a CDS encoding response regulator translates to MEINKAQILIIDDEPQIRKLLHINLESNDYRVIQAINAKEGLALAASHLPDAVLLDIGLPDKSGHELLKELKSWYNKPVIILSVLDNEDDIVSALDNGATDYLTKPFRTGELLARLRSAIRRSQSTEPNAVIMCNDLEIDLVSRTVKKQDEIVKLTSTEYNLLALFAKNEGKVLTHQYILKEIWGYGYQTETQYLRVFVGTLRKKIEDHPNHPEHIITESGVGYRFQ, encoded by the coding sequence ATGGAAATCAATAAAGCACAAATATTAATCATTGATGATGAACCGCAAATCAGAAAATTGCTTCATATTAATTTAGAAAGCAATGATTATAGGGTCATTCAAGCCATTAATGCCAAAGAAGGGTTGGCGTTAGCGGCCAGTCATCTGCCAGATGCCGTTTTGTTGGATATTGGCTTACCCGACAAAAGTGGTCATGAACTTTTAAAAGAACTTAAAAGCTGGTACAATAAACCAGTGATTATTTTATCTGTCCTTGATAATGAAGATGATATTGTAAGTGCATTGGATAACGGCGCAACCGATTATTTAACAAAACCCTTTCGTACAGGGGAATTGCTGGCGCGTTTGCGTTCGGCAATCAGAAGAAGCCAGAGTACAGAACCCAATGCTGTGATAATGTGTAATGACCTTGAAATTGATTTAGTATCAAGAACCGTAAAAAAGCAAGATGAGATTGTAAAACTTACATCTACAGAATACAACTTATTGGCACTTTTTGCCAAAAATGAGGGTAAGGTATTAACACACCAATATATTTTAAAGGAAATCTGGGGATATGGTTATCAGACAGAAACACAATATTTAAGAGTGTTTGTGGGCACATTAAGGAAAAAAATTGAAGACCATCCAAACCATCCCGAACATATTATTACAGAAAGTGGTGTGGGTTATAGGTTTCAATAG
- a CDS encoding sensor histidine kinase gives MDLFKTRHFSKKKQYIKSVFLIVFTAVPCFLSVDVIGFRAVALILLLVVSLNAILFDIYPVMLSALLSALIWNFFFIPPILTFHIGTPEDGLMFLMYFAIASINAVLTYKIREYDKEQREEEEKENAIKLYNTLLNSLSHELRTPIATIIGAVDTIKDNDNKLSEDNKKELYSEIETASFRLNRQVENLLNMSRLEAGFIKPKEDWCDVNELIFTAIKRNKEDLLRHSIEFTPNDSLPLFKLDIGLLEQVVHNIIHNALLHTPDNSVIKIEVENIEDTCKITISDNGNGFPINEIETVFNKFYRLNNNIGGTGLGLSIVKGFTEAMNGIVGLENNIKGGAKFTISIPAETTSIDTYGNQ, from the coding sequence TTGGACTTATTTAAAACAAGGCATTTCAGTAAAAAGAAGCAATATATAAAAAGTGTATTTCTTATTGTATTTACTGCTGTTCCCTGCTTTTTATCGGTAGATGTCATAGGCTTTAGAGCAGTGGCGCTTATTTTACTTTTGGTAGTTTCACTGAATGCTATTTTGTTTGATATCTATCCAGTAATGCTTTCGGCCTTGTTAAGTGCATTGATATGGAACTTCTTTTTTATACCACCTATTTTAACCTTTCATATAGGCACGCCCGAAGATGGTCTTATGTTTTTAATGTATTTTGCTATTGCCTCTATTAATGCAGTGCTTACATACAAAATTAGGGAATACGATAAAGAACAACGGGAAGAAGAGGAAAAAGAGAACGCTATTAAACTATACAATACATTGCTGAATTCGCTGTCACACGAGTTAAGAACACCCATTGCAACCATAATAGGTGCTGTTGATACCATAAAAGATAATGATAATAAACTTTCCGAAGACAATAAAAAAGAGCTGTATTCAGAAATTGAAACGGCAAGTTTTCGTTTGAACAGGCAGGTTGAAAACCTATTGAATATGAGTAGGCTCGAAGCAGGTTTCATAAAACCGAAAGAAGATTGGTGCGATGTTAATGAATTGATATTTACCGCAATAAAGAGAAACAAGGAAGACCTCTTAAGACATTCCATAGAATTTACACCTAACGATTCATTGCCCTTATTTAAATTGGACATTGGTCTTTTGGAACAAGTAGTACATAATATTATCCATAATGCTTTACTGCATACCCCCGATAACTCTGTAATAAAAATTGAAGTTGAAAATATAGAAGACACCTGTAAGATTACAATTTCAGATAATGGAAACGGTTTCCCCATCAATGAAATTGAAACCGTTTTTAACAAATTTTATCGCCTTAACAACAATATTGGTGGAACAGGCTTAGGGCTGTCAATCGTTAAGGGATTTACAGAAGCAATGAATGGAATAGTAGGCTTGGAAAATAATATTAAAGGAGGTGCAAAATTCACCATTAGCATACCCGCAGAAACCACATCAATAGATACATATGGAAATCAATAA
- a CDS encoding TerC family protein, whose protein sequence is MIVWGLFLLGILIFLALDLGVFNKNPHIISVKEASMWTSIWVCLSFLFSGVIYWLYSSGNIDNVDGLTPTDATIKYVTGYLIELSLSIDNIFVIAVIFSSLHIPQKYQHRVLFWGILGAIVFRALMILFGVALINKFSFSTYIFGAFLLFTAFKMLFSKEEKFNPKNSFIYRNLRKVMPITTHMEGQKFFIKLRHITAATPLFVALIIIEFTDILFALDSVPAILAITSDPFLVFSSNIFAILGLRSMYFFLANMLNRFSYLKYSLVAILCFVGIKLILVHHYKFPEWLSLGFIALSLAAGIIISLNRKVSKED, encoded by the coding sequence ATGATTGTTTGGGGACTATTCCTTTTAGGGATACTTATTTTTTTAGCTTTAGACTTAGGGGTTTTTAATAAAAATCCCCATATAATTAGTGTGAAAGAAGCTTCTATGTGGACAAGCATTTGGGTTTGTTTATCCTTTTTGTTCTCAGGCGTTATTTATTGGCTTTACAGTAGTGGCAACATAGACAATGTAGATGGCTTGACTCCTACGGATGCTACGATTAAGTACGTTACGGGGTATTTGATTGAGCTGTCTTTAAGTATTGACAATATTTTTGTTATAGCTGTTATATTCAGTTCGCTTCATATACCCCAAAAATACCAGCATCGTGTTCTGTTTTGGGGAATTTTGGGAGCTATCGTTTTTAGGGCCTTAATGATACTTTTTGGAGTGGCACTGATTAATAAATTTAGTTTCTCTACTTATATATTTGGTGCATTCTTACTTTTTACCGCCTTTAAGATGTTGTTTTCAAAGGAAGAGAAGTTTAATCCCAAAAACTCTTTTATTTACAGGAATTTGAGAAAAGTAATGCCTATAACAACACATATGGAAGGGCAAAAGTTCTTTATAAAGCTACGCCATATTACCGCTGCGACTCCTTTGTTTGTAGCCTTAATCATTATTGAGTTTACTGATATCTTATTTGCGTTAGACAGTGTGCCCGCCATATTAGCAATAACCTCTGATCCTTTTTTAGTTTTCAGCTCCAATATTTTTGCTATTTTGGGATTACGGTCTATGTATTTTTTTCTTGCTAATATGCTGAATCGTTTTAGCTATTTGAAATATAGTTTGGTTGCCATTTTATGCTTTGTAGGCATTAAATTGATTTTGGTACACCATTACAAATTTCCCGAATGGCTGTCTTTGGGCTTTATAGCTCTATCTCTTGCTGCTGGGATAATTATTTCTTTAAATAGAAAGGTATCAAAAGAAGATTAA
- a CDS encoding PepSY-associated TM helix domain-containing protein, translated as MLSFNTTIRKIHLWLGLTCGLIASFSGLTGSLYIWQPEITAALNPELLKVENIENIKDATILKTAVSLIETHKDRINKIFLPYREQQTIAIQFKNGKTNYYHPVTSESLGEKSASILFFESLLNLHRTLGIPQIGKYIIGTSAIIFFLMLITSGVYIWWKAYANNLKKGFKIKWKAKKKKFNFDLHKVFGINFFIPLLIIAFTGAYFTYNAVYKSALKVFDNSNTHVTNQQKGKNFSTLNDALLNSNETYALRAIYFPKDKTGMYRIRYIEDRFIKAGYRKTKEVEINEKGDMTTLSDFRFDSNSNRIAAQFYPIHIGEIAGICGRILVFISGMIPLVLLITGFRIYKSKKNNVGFKIQDRFAKRY; from the coding sequence TTGCTATCTTTTAATACAACAATACGGAAAATCCATCTTTGGCTAGGACTTACTTGCGGACTTATAGCATCCTTCTCGGGGCTTACAGGTTCGCTATACATTTGGCAACCCGAAATAACAGCAGCCCTTAATCCCGAATTGTTAAAAGTTGAAAACATAGAAAATATTAAAGACGCAACTATTTTAAAAACTGCCGTTTCTTTAATTGAAACCCACAAGGATCGTATAAATAAAATTTTTCTTCCCTATCGGGAGCAGCAAACCATAGCCATTCAGTTTAAAAATGGAAAAACAAATTACTACCATCCAGTAACCAGTGAATCTCTAGGTGAAAAATCAGCCTCTATATTATTTTTTGAAAGCCTACTAAATCTGCACCGTACTTTGGGAATTCCCCAAATAGGCAAGTATATTATAGGAACCAGTGCCATCATATTTTTTCTAATGCTAATAACTTCTGGCGTTTATATTTGGTGGAAAGCCTATGCCAACAACTTGAAAAAAGGATTTAAAATAAAATGGAAGGCAAAGAAAAAGAAGTTTAACTTCGATTTACACAAAGTATTCGGCATCAATTTTTTCATTCCACTTCTTATCATTGCTTTTACGGGGGCTTATTTCACCTATAATGCCGTTTATAAATCAGCGTTAAAAGTGTTTGATAACTCTAATACACATGTAACCAACCAACAAAAAGGCAAAAACTTTTCAACCCTGAATGATGCCTTATTAAACTCCAATGAAACCTATGCTTTACGAGCTATTTATTTTCCTAAAGACAAAACAGGCATGTATCGAATCAGATATATAGAAGACCGTTTTATAAAAGCAGGGTATCGAAAAACAAAAGAGGTAGAAATCAATGAAAAAGGAGACATGACAACTTTATCAGATTTTAGGTTTGATTCTAACAGCAATCGTATAGCAGCACAATTCTATCCTATTCATATCGGGGAAATTGCAGGTATTTGTGGTAGGATTTTGGTCTTTATCTCTGGAATGATACCCCTGGTTTTACTTATCACGGGTTTCAGAATATATAAATCAAAAAAGAATAATGTCGGATTCAAGATTCAAGACCGCTTTGCTAAAAGATACTAG